The Rhizobium sp. NLR16a genomic sequence GCCTTGGAAAACTGACTGTCGACCAGTCAGCACGCGCCGCATGGGTAGATCAACCGACCGGACGAAAAGACCTGCAGCTGACCCAAACGGAGTTCAAGCTTATCGCTCGTCTGGCTCGTTCCCCCGGCCGCGTGTTCGAGCGTGGTGAACTGATTGACGAATGTTTTCCAGACAATGTACCGCTCGACCGGACCATAGATACTCATATGTGCAATCTGAGATACAAACTCGGTGCCGCAGGCGTGCGCGGCATGCTGGTCTCCGTCAGGGGCATTGGATACCGAATGGACAATACAGATGGTTAAATTAAAGCTAGAAAATTTGCAAACAATGATCGTTCGCGCTCGTGTGCAAAAGCTACAATCTTCATCACGATACTGGATGAACTGTCTCCGGACGCCTCCGAGTCGTCCTGGACTGTTGTCGCCGCACTCAGTTTAATAGCAATAATCGGTCTTATTCCCGCCGCCGTTGTCGGCCGTCGGCCTAGCCCAAGACATCGTGAGTGCTCTGCCACCCATTCGATAGCCGCCGGTGATTATTCCGTGCGTGTCACACCGCCCCCGAACCCGTTCGAGGATGCCTATGCTTTTACCGCCAATATTAACGCGATGGCCGAGCGCCTGGAGGAGTTTAAAGCAGACCTCAGATACTGGAACTCAGCGATTGCGCATGAAGTCCGAACGTCCTCGACCGTGCTATTAGGCAATCTGCGTGGTCTTTCGACCGGTGTAATCGCTCGCATGATTCCCTATCTCGACTATCTTGATTCTATCATCACGATTTAGAGAATCTTCTTCTAATTGAAATAGGTGGCCTGGCTGATGCCCTCCTTGCGGCAGATCTCAGCAACCAAGACACCTTCATCACCTTGCTTCAGAATGAACGCCTTCTGCGCGTCCGAAAATTGCGATGCCTTCATCGTCTTCCCTTCCTTTCCCTGCGAGGAAAATGCACCGGAAAACTCTAACCAAAACTGGTCTAGTTTGAAGGGTTCAGATCAGAACTTCGTCAGCGGTCGGTGATAGTTTGAGCTTGATCACATTGTGGAACAGTGGCGCACTTGCGCTATGCAGGCGGCCTCAAAATCTGATTGCCGTAGAGCTTCTTGTAACCCCCATAGCCATCGGTATGCACCACACCGCTGGAGTATGCGAATTGGTCAGCCTCAACATTTCCACGTACAAGTTTCGAGATTTTCTACCATTTTGATCTTAAGATCATGACGTTTATGAATTGCGAAACCACGAAATACACGCGTCTACAAGAACATCTACCGGATCTATAACATCAGTACCTTTGAATATGTCTCGCGACGCGCTAGACAGCTCACTGCATCCAAGTATAATAGCGTCAGGCTTGAGGCTTCGTGTTCGCGCTACCAGTAATGCCATTTTAAATCTGGCGCGACTTATATTTCCGCTCTTGACGTCATCAATGACCCTTGTTGCGTCTTGTTGGATTGAGTCGACGTCAGGGACGGCGCCCCCCCAGCCTGCAGCTGAATATCCATATAATTTGCGTTGAATATTTGCTTCCATTCCTAAGACAATTGTTCGCAGGTTATCCATATCCGTGTCGTTATGCTGATGTATAAAGTCGCGGGTAACCTCAACCATACTAATGAAATTTATTGTTAGAGCATTTGCAATATCGGACGACCAAAAATGTGCCGTATTGCAGGGAATGGCTATAGCTCCACATCCAACTTTCTCGAGCCATTGCGCGCGTTCCAGGATTTGCCGCAAAGGCGTGTCGCTGGCGATAGATATTGCGTGTGATCGATCAGAAATGTTGGGAAGTGATAGAGCAATAAATGGGACGTGCTCTCGATCTGTCTCCCCGCCACTCTTGTGAGCCAAAGCCTGCAGAAATTTGGCAGTTGCTAGGCTTTCCATTCCTCCTATCACTCCAAGTGGCTTCTTTAACCCAGTTATATGGGGAGGACAGGCATTTGCTTCCCGTTTTCCGTTAAGCATCAGAAAAACTCATCTTGGGGGAGAGTGGATTCGGTGACACATGAGTGCACCGCGGGCGACTGCAATCGAATTTTTTCTGTTCACTGATCAATCATTGCGGAACGTCCCTTTAGTTGGTCTCGGCAGCAAAAGGCCATGATAGTCATCATCGGTGTCTCCTTGTTGCCGTCTGTATGAGCTTAGTAAGTTCAAGTCGCGTGGAGGTTCGATGGAGCGATCATGGACGCGCGGCCTAAAGGGCGAGCGCATCAAGTTCCGCCGCGCGTTAGGTCACGGCAACAGCACATCGCCGCTTTAGCAGATGTCAGGTGCGGTGACCCGCCGGCTTCCGGGCGGTCGATGACCGCAGCGCAGCAGCGCACAGATCCAGGTCGCGAAGAGCTAGCGATAACGTCGCCCACAGGCACGTCAGCCTTCTCGTGCGCACTAGGAGGTTCGGTTGTGATGCCGTGCTCTGTGGGAGACAGTGCTCCCTGCCTTTAATGCCAATCGTTGAATGTGGGATAAACGAGATCTTCGGTCTGTCCGTCGAAGCCTTTGGTATCGATTTCGGGAGTTGCCGGATCGCTTCGGCTAATTGCGCGTCGGAACTTGCGTGTGGACGGCGCGACGGCGCAGATCCTGACAATCGCCGAGGACAAGGCTTTCACCGACGATGTCCCTTTGTCTGCAGGAGCGACGGTACCATCGAGATCCCGGAGGCTAGCATACCCTTTCCGGCAACTCAGTCGCCTTGCGGACCGCTTGAGCTGATCCTTAGGGCCTCGAGCATACGAGCCAATGGCGAAGGTCGTGGCGCGTTGTCGATTGCTTCTTCCCGTGCGAGGCCACACCGACATGGGGGATCGTTCCTCCTGGCCGAAGACGGGTCTACACCTGACCGGAGCGGATCGTCGAGCTCGCTGCGCCCTCGCGGAGTGAAAATGAGCCGATGTTAGCCGCGGCACCATATTGGACCTCGACATTGCATAAAATAGTCGATATGAGCTCCACATGACGGCATTACACCGTCATTGCGATAATCATCCGTCAAAATGGACACGTCGCAATGGCAGCCCGTACCGCAGAGACTTCTTCAGAAGACGAGATCACCAGCGTTTGTTGTCCAACCGATGGAACGAGCGCCGCCTTTCGATATCGGAGCAACTCGAGCAGATACTTGGCAGGAAGGGCTCATTCCTCGAGCACGGAGCGCTGGCTGAAAGACTGTGGAGAACAAGAAATGACTTCTAGTTTAAATAGCGGCTCTCCAGCCCCGTCTATCAAAGTGCAGCACTGGGTGCGCGGCGATCCGCTTTCCAACTTCAAGCTGGGCAAAATATACATCCCTGTGTTCGTTTCGATTACCTGCAGTGGTTGCGGGCCGGCGCTGGTCCGCCTGGCTCAGTTGCAAGAGCAATACCGGTACATCGGAATTGAGGTCATCGGCATTGTAGCAAATAAGCGGACTGCAACGGTTGACGAGGCCCTAGCTGAGGTGGACGCATGGGTGACCAAATGGCTCCCGAATGCGAACATACGGATCGCGTTCGACTACTCAGGCGAAATGGATGAGGATTGGCTCAAAGCCAGTCTATCTTTCGCCGTTCCACGGGCGTTCGTTGTCGACCAAGACGGCAGCATCGCGTTTATCGGCCACCCGGACTCGCTCGAGGACGTTTTGCCAAAAGTGACTGACGGAAGCTGGCGCGCCAGCGCGGAAGCAAAAAATGCCGAAAAGGAGCGGATTGCTGAAGGCGAGATCGATGCAACGGAGAACGCGTTGCGTCGTCGAATTCGGGCGGCGACAGACATTGAGGATTGGAAGTCGGCGCTCTCGGTAATTGAAGAGGGCATCAACCTTTTCCCGGACAGGATCTCTTTGCGCCAGTCGCAAGTCTCGATGTTGATCGGAGAAATGCGCGACATGGAGGCGGGCTGGATAGCATTAGCGCAATTCGCTCGCGATGCAATTGAACGAAACTCTGAAGATTGGCGTTTCGCGGCGATGGAAGAACTCTTCGGTCCACACTATGATTACTCGGAGCTTCCATTTGCAGAACGCTTGTCGCTGGGCAAGGAGCTCTCCGAACGTTGCCTGATACTGTGTGCACAGCAAGATGCCCTCTCACGGGCTGAGTCTTACGAAACGATTGCTCAACACTACAATGAGAGCGGCGATTACGGCCTGGCGGTGGGGTTGATCGAGCTTGCTTTGAATTTGGTAGACGGAGGGCCACTTCCAGACGAAGATAAGCAGGAATGGCTGGCGCATTTGCTGCGAGTCCTGACGGAATACAAGGGCGAGGCGGCTTTTTACGGGGGAATATGCATGCCTCCGCCGAAGTAGCCTTGAAAATAGCAACCTGTTGGCGCTGCTCAGGCAGCTCCAACAGGAATTCTGACGAACATTGGAGCAAAACGCATGCAGATCCAACCTGATCGCTCGCTTCTTGCGCGAGCTT encodes the following:
- a CDS encoding redoxin family protein; this encodes MTSSLNSGSPAPSIKVQHWVRGDPLSNFKLGKIYIPVFVSITCSGCGPALVRLAQLQEQYRYIGIEVIGIVANKRTATVDEALAEVDAWVTKWLPNANIRIAFDYSGEMDEDWLKASLSFAVPRAFVVDQDGSIAFIGHPDSLEDVLPKVTDGSWRASAEAKNAEKERIAEGEIDATENALRRRIRAATDIEDWKSALSVIEEGINLFPDRISLRQSQVSMLIGEMRDMEAGWIALAQFARDAIERNSEDWRFAAMEELFGPHYDYSELPFAERLSLGKELSERCLILCAQQDALSRAESYETIAQHYNESGDYGLAVGLIELALNLVDGGPLPDEDKQEWLAHLLRVLTEYKGEAAFYGGICMPPPK